A region from the Maridesulfovibrio zosterae DSM 11974 genome encodes:
- a CDS encoding acyltransferase, whose protein sequence is MKKNKYFQHETADVDVTAEIGDGTYIWQNVQVRKDAQIGSECIVGKGAFVDFGAVVGNRVKIQNYANIFRGVTIEDGVMVGPSVCFTNDMFPRAVNVEGELLDYRDWECFETRVKTGAGLGAGSIIVCNNTIGKWAIVGSGSVVTRDVPDYALVYGNPARVRGFVCPCGTKLPERSNLFIKEKVTCPECNMEITLPACPDIK, encoded by the coding sequence ATGAAAAAAAATAAATATTTCCAGCATGAAACGGCTGATGTAGACGTAACTGCTGAGATAGGCGATGGCACATATATTTGGCAAAACGTACAAGTCCGTAAAGATGCCCAAATTGGATCTGAATGCATTGTTGGTAAAGGCGCATTTGTTGATTTTGGCGCAGTTGTCGGTAATCGCGTAAAAATTCAAAACTATGCGAATATCTTCAGAGGCGTAACGATTGAAGACGGCGTAATGGTTGGTCCATCAGTATGCTTTACAAATGATATGTTTCCAAGAGCTGTGAATGTAGAGGGCGAACTCTTAGATTACCGTGATTGGGAATGTTTTGAAACTAGAGTTAAAACAGGTGCAGGTCTTGGAGCAGGATCAATTATTGTATGTAATAATACTATAGGAAAATGGGCAATTGTCGGATCTGGAAGTGTTGTAACAAGAGATGTACCAGATTACGCTCTTGTTTATGGCAATCCTGCACGTGTCAGAGGTTTTGTCTGTCCGTGCGGAACTAAACTTCCTGAGAGAAGTAATCTTTTTATCAAAGAGAAGGTTACCTGCCCTGAATGTAATATGGAGATAACTCTTCCAGCCTGCCCGGATATTAAATAA